CTGTGCGCTTTCCTCGGCGGCGTGAACGACAAATTGCGATGCGACGCTTTCAGCGGGCTTCGCTGCGCCAGTGCCGGCCGGCAGGCTTGCTGTGTCGGGGCGTGAATAGAGCGCCAGATAATCGTGCAGCGTGGCCACTGTGAGTTTGGCTGGCAGCGTTCCATCCGGAAATTTGCGGCAATCCTGCGCCTTCTGGCGCAGCGCGGGTGACACGGTTCCGTCCGGGGCTTCCGCATTGCAGCCCAATGCTGCGAGCTTCTGCTGCAACTGCTTCACCGCTTCGCGGTCAGCCGCGTCATAGAGATCGGCCTTGCGCAGTACCGAAAGATTGCGGACCTGCACGCCAATCCCATCCGGCTGAATTTCGTCAAACAGCGATTTGGCACCGGGAATCTTCTTCCAATCGGGGCCGAAACCCGACATGACCGGGCCCACGAGAAAGTTGAAGCTCTTCGGATCTTTCGGCACCCCGGGTTCGCATTGGTTGCTGGGCCAGCAGTGCGGCGCCTGATTGGTGGCAATCGCCTCATCCCCATAGATCACCTTGCCATTGCACGTGGCTTTGGCCCAGCCGTCATCGCCGGCGGACCAATGGACCTTGAGCGAGAAGGTGAGCCATGTGCCGAAATCAGCTGGCGCCTGGCATTGCTGTGCGAGAAAGCTGACACCGTTGGTCGTATCGGCTTTCAGCATGTAGATGAAGTTGTGCAGGAACGGGCCTTCCCAGCTTGCCAGCCGCAAGTGGCTGTCGATGCCATTGGGATAATATCCCAAAGCGGCCATGCTCTTGAAACCCGGATAAGTGAGCTTCGGGTCGATCTTCAGGTCGAACTTGTATTCAACCGTATCGCCGGTGTGCGCTTCGGATTTCCAGCGCAACACCGAACGCAGATTGCCATTGTTGCAATCATTCTCGCCCCGACCGTCACCATAATCCTTGCTGCTGCATAGTCCGGGCGCGAGATGGAAGTCGGTCACACCATCCTTGGTGACAGGTTGCTGCTGCGCGGGATTGAACGGGTGGAATTCCGTTCCGGCGGGTGGCGGGTCAGCCCAGGCCAGGCCTGTGAAAATCACGCCGGCAAGTGCAGCCCTGCATAGTTTTCCAAAAGTGGCTCGCATCGTCTCTGCCCCCCAACCATTACAGATGAGCAATAAGAGTGAAAACGGCGGAGGCTGTCAATCTCATTGCGATCAGCCTCCGCCCAAGCGAGCTTACCCGAAAACACCCCGATTTTGTTCCGTGTACGGAGCAATTGCAGCATGGTGAACGCTTTCCTAACGCATTGCCTCAAATTTGAAATTAACTCGCCATTCATTGTATTGATCAGTTTGGATTGCTGATTCAATCACTTAGCCGTACCACCCACATCGGAACAGGTGGAATGTACTGCCTTTCCGCTATCGACATGATGTTGAAAGGTACAAAAAAATGTCAATCAAGTTTGTTCTCGTGAGTTCGTTTACCCTTGCCCTCATTTCTGGTGGCGAGGCATTTGCCGCTGGATCGTCGGCTGATGCGATCTTCAATGGCCAAGTCGCAGATACCTGCGTTTTGGCTGCAGGCACGGCAGGTACGCTGACCTCCGCTGCTGATTTCAAGAAGCTGTCCAGCTCCAATGCAGGCGGCGCTTCGGCCTCGGTCAATGCCATGGCCACCAGCAGCAATTACACCATCAAGACCATTGCCCCGACTTCGTTCTCGGTCGGCGACAGCTCGAATGTTGCTTTCGCCACCCAATACAATGTGAACGGCGCTACCTCGGCCTATCAGGTGCCAGGGGCCACCGCCACCAAACTCAATGCGGGCAATTCACAGATCGCCGTCAATCTCGATGCAGCAAAAGCTTCCGGAACCTTCCCAGCTGGCACTTACACTGCCACTGTGACGGTCCGGTGTGAATAAGCTTCACACGCTTGCGTGCTTGGCGCTCGTACTCGGGAGCCAAGCCGCCCATGCCCAGTCGGTCACTCCGATGCGTGGTGCGGTGACAAGCTTTGCGGATGAGTTCGCCCTCCGTATCACGGTGGGCAATCCATATCCCCGCGCCGTCGGTTTTGATGTGCGGGTCTATGATGAGAACTTTCAACCCATCGAAGCCATCGTCACTCCCCCAGGCCTCCGGATGCCACCGGATGAAACCACCATGGTCTCCGTGCGCGTGCCGTTCCAAGGCATGCAGCAACGTAAGGTCCGTGTGTGCGCAGAGGGCATGTTTGCGAACGCCAATCAGTCGGGGGTGAGAACACAAGTATGCGGAAGATATCTAGCAAGACATATAGGTCAGTAAGCCAGATTCCTGTGGCACGGCTGAGTTTCGCTGAGCTGCGCGAGTTTATTCGCGCCGAACAGCGGTTCGCCGTCAAGGTGGCATCGATCCTCGCAGCAACGCTTCTCTCGGGGGCCGCTGTGCTGGCGCTTGCCGCCGAGACCAGCGCTGTTGCGAGGGCTGATACAATCACCACGACAACCTCGTCGGTGAACAGTGCGACCTTTGGCATGACCTTGCCTTCCGCCGCGTTGCCCACGGGCCAGGATGAAATCCATTCGTCGGACGGCACATCGTGCCGTTCGGCGGTGGGTGGCAACGGTGCCTATATGGATATGGGCGTGATCGGTGCGCCGCAAAACGACACGACCAATGCAACCGCCGCTGCCTATGGCCGTGTCGTCATTCCGCTGGGCCAAGTGGCGCACCGGCTGGATTGCAGCCAGCTCTACGCTCTGGAAATCGAACGCCTGAAGATGGAAATCCAGCTGGCCCGCATGGGCAATGCTGGTGGCGGCGTCACGCCGGAATCAAAAAATGGCGCCTGGATGCAAGAGGGCTGGAACGATGCGCCGGCCAAAACGACGGCGGTGGCTGCGGCAAATCCTCCGAAGAAGGATCCCGCACTTGCGGGCGCACCACTGACCGCTGTCGCAACGCCAGCTCCGGCAGCGATGGTGAATTCATTCGGCCCGCCGCCGGACAAGAACGGCAAGAAGAAGCCTATCAAGGCCGCTGCAGCCCCGTCTGATCCGATTGTCACCGGGACGCTTGTTTCCGCTGCCCCGCCGGTTGCCAGCAGCCTGGCGATGCCGGGAACGCTCAATCTTCTGCCGCCTGCGAAAATGAATTGGAAGATCGCAACCCAGCCGAGCATCCAGCCCGTTTTTGCCAGTTCGAATGCGCTGTATTGAGTTCGTTAACCACCCGCCACATTGATAAGCCCTGCCTATGGGATGATAGGCCAGCCGTATTGGCATTTTCCCCCGGTTTGGGGCACAATGGGCCATGACACGCAAAGCCCAGCCGAAAGCCCGGCCCATCGAATTGACGCCGGCAGATCAAACTGCCCGCGCAATCGCTCTCCGCTATTCGAATAAAGCCGATGCCCTGCTGGAAATCCTGCATGATCTGCAGGAGGAATTGGGCCATGTGCCGGAAGCCACTTTCCCCGCTATCGCGCAAGCGTTGAACTTGTCGCGTGCTGAAGTTTATGGCGTGGCCACCTTCTATCATGATTTCCATTTGAAGCCGACAGGCACGCACACAATCCAGATCTGCCGTGCCGAAGCCTGCCAGAGTGCCGGCGGCATGGCGGTGATTGAGGCGCTGGAAAAAACCCTCAACATCAAGCTGGGGCAAACCACGCCGGATGGACGGGTGACGCTTGAGGCCGTCTATTGCCTGGGCCTCTGCCCGATGGGCCCGGCTGCTTTGGTGGATGGCAAGCCGAAGGCCGCGATCAAGCCTGATACGGCTGCGTCTCTCGTCGCGGAGCTGGCCTCATGACCAAGATTTTCATTCCGCGCGACATGCTGGCCGTTGCGTTGGGGGCCGATGAAGTGGCAGCTGCCATTGCCGATCAGGCCGCAAAGAAAAACATCAGTGTACAGATCATTCGCAACTCGTCACGCGGCATGGCCTGGCTTGAGCCCTTCGTTGAAATCGAAACGCCGGAAGGCCGCATCGGCTATGGCGGCGTCAAGGTGGCGGATGTGGCTGGTCTTTTCGAGGCCAACTTCCTCAATGGCGGCGCACATGCTTTGGCGCAGGGCCTTGTCGAAGAAATCCCCTACCTGAAGAAGCAGGAGCGCGTGATGTTCGCACGCGCCGGGATCACCGATCCGGTTTCGATCGAAGATTACATTGCCCATGGCGGCTACGAAGGCCTGAAGAAGGCGCTGGCTTTGGGCAGCGCTGACATCGTGAAGGAAGTTCTCGACTCCGGCCTGCGCGGACGTGGCGGTGCGGGCTTTCCCACCGGCCTGAAATGGAAAACCGTTTCCGAGGCCAAGGCCGAACAGAAATATGTCTGCTGCAATGCTGACGAAGGCGACAGCGGCACCTTTGCTGACCGCATGGTGATGGAAGGCGACCCCTTCATGCTGATTGAAGGCATGACGATTGCGGGCCTCGCTGCCGGTTCCACCAAGGGCTTCATCTATTGCCGCTCGGAATATCCTTACGCCATCAGCACGCTGAAGGAAGCGATTGCCATCGCCACCAAGGCAGGCTGGCTCGGAGAAAATATTCAGTCCACGGACAAATCTTTCGTGCTGGAAGTGCGCCGTGGCGCAGGTGCCTATATTTGCGGTGAAGAAACCGCCATGCTGGAAAGCCTGGAAGGCAAGCGCGGCATGGTGCGTGCCAAGCCGCCGATCCCCGCGCTGGAAGGCCTGTTCGGCCAACCGACCATTATCAATAACGTGCTCTCCTTCGCTGCCGTGCCTTACATCATGGCCAAGGGTGCGAAGACCTATGCCGATATGGGCATGGGCCGTTCGCGCGGCACGATGCCCTTCCAATTGGGCGGCAATCTTGAGCGCGGCGGCATTGTCGAAAAGGCTTTCGGCGTGACATTGCGCGAGCTGGTCGAGGATTTCGGCGGCGGGCCATACATGGGCAAGCCGTTGCGCGCCGTTCAGCTGGGCGGGCCCCTCGGTGCCTATGTCAGCGCCGAGC
This genomic interval from Aestuariivirga litoralis contains the following:
- a CDS encoding NAD(P)H-dependent oxidoreductase subunit E, with translation MTRKAQPKARPIELTPADQTARAIALRYSNKADALLEILHDLQEELGHVPEATFPAIAQALNLSRAEVYGVATFYHDFHLKPTGTHTIQICRAEACQSAGGMAVIEALEKTLNIKLGQTTPDGRVTLEAVYCLGLCPMGPAALVDGKPKAAIKPDTAASLVAELAS
- a CDS encoding formate dehydrogenase beta subunit, encoding MTKIFIPRDMLAVALGADEVAAAIADQAAKKNISVQIIRNSSRGMAWLEPFVEIETPEGRIGYGGVKVADVAGLFEANFLNGGAHALAQGLVEEIPYLKKQERVMFARAGITDPVSIEDYIAHGGYEGLKKALALGSADIVKEVLDSGLRGRGGAGFPTGLKWKTVSEAKAEQKYVCCNADEGDSGTFADRMVMEGDPFMLIEGMTIAGLAAGSTKGFIYCRSEYPYAISTLKEAIAIATKAGWLGENIQSTDKSFVLEVRRGAGAYICGEETAMLESLEGKRGMVRAKPPIPALEGLFGQPTIINNVLSFAAVPYIMAKGAKTYADMGMGRSRGTMPFQLGGNLERGGIVEKAFGVTLRELVEDFGGGPYMGKPLRAVQLGGPLGAYVSAEQLDLKMDYETLAANGAMLGHGGIVVFDTSVDMAQQARFAMEFCAIESCGKCTPCRIGSTRGVEVIDKIIAGENREYNAVLLEDLCTTMTDGSLCAMGGLTPMPVMSAFTKFPEDFGLPKPKRLAAE